A genomic region of Ignavibacteria bacterium contains the following coding sequences:
- the hemB gene encoding porphobilinogen synthase produces the protein MRQFPQTRLRRLRYNPLIRDMVQETELSVKDFIYPLFVCPGEKIKKPVGSMPEVYQMSIDVLVEECKEVVDLGIPAVILFGIPSHKDEVGSEAYDEEGIIQRAVRQIKKEVKDLVVITDVCMCEYTSHGHCGVLRGDEILNDETNELLAKEALTHAKAGADIVAPSDMMDGRVTAIRKILDENGFQNIPIMSYAAKYASGFYGPFREAAESTPKFGDRRSHQMNPANVLEALWEVELDIQEGADIVMVKPAGPYLDVIYRVKEKFGMPTAAYQVSGEYSMIKAAALNNWIDGERVMMESLTSIKRAGADLILTYFAKEAAKILKK, from the coding sequence ATGAGACAATTTCCTCAAACAAGATTAAGAAGATTGAGATATAATCCTTTAATTCGAGATATGGTTCAAGAAACTGAATTAAGTGTGAAGGATTTTATTTATCCGTTGTTTGTTTGCCCTGGCGAAAAAATAAAAAAACCTGTTGGCTCAATGCCTGAAGTTTATCAAATGTCGATTGATGTTTTGGTAGAAGAATGTAAAGAAGTAGTTGATCTTGGGATTCCAGCTGTGATTTTGTTTGGGATTCCTTCGCACAAAGATGAAGTAGGAAGCGAAGCTTATGATGAAGAAGGAATAATTCAAAGAGCAGTGCGGCAAATTAAAAAGGAAGTGAAAGATCTCGTTGTAATTACTGATGTTTGTATGTGTGAATATACTTCACATGGACACTGTGGTGTATTAAGGGGCGATGAAATTTTAAATGATGAGACAAACGAATTGCTTGCAAAAGAAGCATTAACTCATGCAAAAGCTGGAGCTGATATTGTCGCTCCATCCGATATGATGGATGGCAGAGTTACAGCCATCCGAAAAATTTTAGACGAGAATGGTTTTCAAAATATTCCAATTATGTCTTATGCCGCAAAATACGCTTCAGGATTTTATGGACCATTTCGTGAAGCAGCAGAATCAACTCCCAAATTTGGTGATCGACGATCACACCAGATGAATCCAGCTAATGTCCTTGAAGCTTTATGGGAAGTCGAACTTGATATTCAAGAAGGTGCAGATATTGTTATGGTAAAACCTGCAGGTCCTTATTTAGATGTAATTTATCGCGTGAAAGAAAAATTTGGAATGCCAACCGCAGCATATCAGGTAAGCGGTGAGTATTCAATGATTAAAGCAGCAGCATTAAATAACTGGATTGATGGCGAAAGAGTTATGATGGAGTCTTTGACTTCAATTAAAAGAGCAGGCGCTGATTTAATTTTAACTTATTTTGCAAAAGAAGCAGCTAAAATCTTAAAGAAATAA
- the hemG gene encoding protoporphyrinogen oxidase, with the protein MEEIVIIGAGITGLTTAYWLKKEGFKVKVLEANDEVGGNIKTIRHRDFIFDTGPNSGLETTPLISQLVQELNLQDQFVYADKSANKRYILRNNILHPLPMNPKDFLSTKLFSTKAKLRVMLEPFIGKSKDGYYQSLAEFVRRRLGQEFLDYAINPFVSGVFAGDPENLSVKSAFPKLFRLEEVYGGLFKGMIKGAKERKKRAEKSKQSAAMFSFRNGMSVLPQKLAEYLKDEIFLKHSVKEIQKDGDDYLIFVENEGEKKTFQTKSILFTIPAYTTAELLKNFDGYLFNQLSTIYYPPVLVLNVIYEKSKIGQPLDGFGFLIPEKEKKSFLGAIWNSVIFPNRGDEKFASFTIFIGGSRQYKIFEIGIENVIEKVLSEFEEIMKIKSKPESFVYRFWERAIPQYSIGYIEKENAINEFERKYKGIFLGGNYRGGISVGDCIKNSKIHFERISNFVRNNLFTEFEREIN; encoded by the coding sequence ATGGAAGAGATTGTAATTATTGGTGCAGGTATTACTGGACTTACAACAGCATACTGGTTAAAGAAAGAAGGTTTCAAAGTAAAAGTACTCGAAGCAAATGATGAAGTCGGCGGAAATATCAAAACAATCAGACATAGAGATTTTATCTTTGATACTGGACCAAATTCAGGATTAGAAACTACTCCATTAATTTCGCAGCTTGTTCAAGAATTAAATCTACAAGATCAGTTTGTTTACGCAGACAAATCAGCAAATAAAAGATACATTTTGCGAAATAATATTCTTCATCCACTCCCAATGAATCCAAAAGATTTCTTAAGTACAAAATTATTTTCAACTAAAGCAAAGTTGAGAGTAATGCTTGAACCTTTTATTGGGAAATCAAAAGATGGTTACTATCAAAGTTTAGCTGAATTTGTTAGAAGAAGATTGGGTCAGGAATTTCTGGATTATGCGATAAATCCATTTGTATCTGGAGTCTTTGCTGGTGACCCAGAAAATCTAAGTGTTAAATCTGCATTTCCAAAACTTTTCAGATTGGAAGAAGTTTACGGCGGACTTTTCAAAGGTATGATCAAAGGAGCAAAAGAGAGAAAGAAAAGAGCTGAAAAGTCTAAACAAAGTGCAGCAATGTTTTCTTTCAGAAATGGAATGTCAGTCCTTCCCCAAAAATTAGCTGAATACCTGAAGGATGAAATTTTTTTGAAACATTCTGTTAAAGAAATTCAGAAAGATGGAGATGATTATTTAATTTTTGTTGAGAACGAAGGTGAGAAAAAAACATTTCAAACTAAAAGTATTTTATTTACTATCCCTGCTTACACAACTGCAGAGCTTTTGAAAAATTTTGATGGTTATCTTTTCAATCAACTCTCAACCATTTATTACCCGCCAGTTCTTGTGTTAAATGTGATTTATGAAAAATCAAAAATAGGGCAACCGCTTGATGGATTTGGATTTTTAATTCCTGAAAAGGAAAAGAAATCATTTCTTGGTGCAATCTGGAACAGCGTCATTTTCCCCAATAGAGGAGATGAAAAATTTGCATCATTTACTATTTTCATTGGAGGTTCTCGTCAGTATAAAATTTTTGAAATTGGAATTGAAAATGTGATAGAAAAAGTTCTTTCTGAGTTTGAAGAGATAATGAAAATTAAAAGCAAACCAGAAAGCTTTGTTTATCGATTCTGGGAAAGAGCAATTCCACAATATTCAATCGGATACATTGAAAAGGAGAATGCAATTAATGAATTCGAAAGAAAATATAAAGGCATATTTTTAGGTGGAAATTATCGTGGTGGAATTTCAGTCGGCGATTGTATTAAAAATTCAAAAATTCATTTTGAAAGAATTTCTAACTTTGTAAGAAATAATTTATTCACTGAGTTTGAAAGAGAAATTAACTAA
- the hemH gene encoding ferrochelatase, translated as MNKKFAVVLLNLGGPDSLDAVQPFLQNLFSDPDIFKIPLIQKPLAKLIASKRAPKVIEEYKLIGGKSPIGYWTEIQRIMLEEKLNSKEDLFDVFVAMRYWKPFTKEVAERISKNNYEKIFLLPLYPQYSISTTGSSFNEWKRHFNDKDRKVIYIENYHTNKNYLNAVIERINQALENFEDKSKVYLLFSAHGVPVSYIKKGDPYQKQIEETVELVIKQGEFNLPYSLAYQSKVGPMKWLEPSTEKEIERLIKSGYKNLLIIPIAFVSDHIETLYELDIEYRKVAEENGVEKYIVSNGLNDSALFIEALKEEIWKRL; from the coding sequence ATGAACAAAAAATTCGCTGTTGTACTATTGAATTTAGGCGGACCAGACTCGCTCGATGCAGTTCAGCCTTTTCTTCAAAATTTATTCAGTGATCCGGATATTTTTAAAATTCCTCTTATACAGAAACCACTTGCAAAGTTGATTGCCAGCAAGAGAGCACCAAAAGTTATTGAAGAATATAAATTAATTGGAGGAAAATCTCCTATCGGTTACTGGACCGAAATTCAGAGAATAATGCTTGAAGAAAAATTAAACTCGAAAGAAGATCTTTTCGATGTGTTTGTAGCAATGAGATACTGGAAACCTTTTACAAAAGAAGTTGCCGAAAGAATTTCAAAAAATAACTATGAAAAAATTTTTCTTCTTCCCCTTTATCCGCAGTATTCAATATCAACAACAGGATCTTCTTTCAACGAGTGGAAGAGACATTTTAATGATAAAGATCGAAAAGTGATTTACATAGAAAATTATCATACAAATAAAAATTATTTAAATGCTGTAATTGAAAGGATCAATCAAGCTCTTGAAAATTTTGAAGACAAATCGAAAGTTTATCTTTTATTCAGTGCTCACGGTGTTCCAGTAAGTTATATTAAAAAAGGAGATCCTTATCAAAAGCAAATTGAAGAAACGGTTGAACTCGTAATTAAACAGGGGGAGTTTAATTTACCTTATTCGCTTGCCTATCAAAGCAAAGTTGGTCCGATGAAATGGCTTGAGCCTTCAACAGAAAAAGAAATTGAAAGATTGATCAAATCGGGTTACAAAAATTTACTAATCATTCCGATTGCCTTCGTTTCTGATCATATTGAAACCCTTTACGAACTCGATATTGAATACAGAAAAGTTGCGGAAGAAAATGGAGTTGAAAAATACATTGTTTCAAATGGATTAAATGATTCAGCTTTATTTATTGAAGCACTAAAGGAGGAAATATGGAAGAGATTGTAA
- the hemN gene encoding oxygen-independent coproporphyrinogen III oxidase, translating into MNVNLDLLKKYDVPGPRYTSYPPAPHFNESFTADDFVKEIIKTNYGENLPDLSLYFHIPYCDTLCYFCGCNMIVTRNHDRMKEYIKYLKNEIDLLRQYLNPDRKVAQLHWGGGTPTSLNPDEINSLISYIRQSFDFTENAELGCEIDPRGLTKEHLIALREGGFNRISMGVQDFNEKVQKYVNRIQPEEMTRQVVNWVRELGFQSINIDLMYGLPFQTIETFEKTIDKVLELSPDRLAVFNYAHVPWMKKHQALIHEEDLPTPQEKLNILKMTIEKLTCNGYVFIGMDHFAKPEDELAKALKSKQLYRNFQGYSTHAGCDLFAFGITSISQLKDVYAQNYKTEKEYFASIDNERLPVFKGYRLTEDDQIRRKVIMNLMCNFELNFDEIENEFKINFKEYFEKSLSQLKEMSDEGLVIMNNNEIKITEMGRLLIRNIAMKFDGFIERQQDKMKYSRTI; encoded by the coding sequence ATGAATGTCAATCTTGATTTATTAAAAAAATATGATGTTCCTGGACCGCGATATACAAGTTATCCGCCAGCTCCACATTTCAATGAAAGCTTTACTGCCGATGATTTTGTGAAAGAAATTATCAAAACAAACTACGGAGAAAATCTCCCCGATCTTTCACTTTATTTCCATATTCCATATTGCGATACTCTTTGTTACTTCTGCGGCTGCAATATGATTGTAACTCGTAATCATGACAGAATGAAAGAATACATTAAATATTTGAAGAATGAAATTGATCTGCTCAGGCAATATCTTAATCCAGATCGAAAAGTTGCTCAACTTCACTGGGGTGGAGGAACACCAACTTCTTTAAATCCTGACGAAATTAATTCTCTTATAAGTTACATACGACAATCATTTGATTTCACAGAAAATGCAGAGCTTGGCTGTGAAATAGATCCGAGAGGTTTAACCAAAGAACATTTGATTGCTTTAAGAGAAGGTGGATTTAATCGAATTAGCATGGGAGTGCAGGACTTTAATGAAAAGGTCCAAAAGTATGTGAATAGAATTCAACCAGAGGAAATGACAAGACAGGTTGTAAATTGGGTTAGAGAGCTTGGATTCCAGAGCATTAATATTGATTTGATGTATGGTCTGCCATTTCAAACGATTGAAACTTTTGAAAAGACAATCGACAAAGTTCTGGAATTATCACCGGATAGACTCGCTGTTTTTAACTATGCTCATGTTCCGTGGATGAAAAAGCATCAAGCTCTTATTCATGAAGAAGATTTGCCAACACCTCAAGAAAAGTTAAACATTCTTAAAATGACAATTGAAAAACTAACTTGCAATGGATATGTCTTCATTGGAATGGATCATTTCGCAAAGCCAGAAGACGAGCTTGCAAAGGCTTTAAAGAGTAAACAACTCTATAGAAATTTTCAGGGTTATTCGACTCACGCTGGTTGTGATTTGTTTGCCTTTGGAATTACATCAATCAGCCAATTAAAAGATGTTTATGCGCAGAATTATAAAACTGAAAAAGAATACTTTGCCTCTATTGATAATGAAAGATTACCAGTATTCAAAGGTTATCGTTTGACGGAAGATGATCAAATCAGAAGAAAAGTAATTATGAATTTGATGTGCAATTTTGAATTGAACTTTGATGAGATTGAGAATGAATTTAAGATTAACTTTAAAGAATATTTTGAAAAATCACTTTCTCAATTAAAAGAAATGTCGGATGAAGGTCTTGTAATAATGAATAACAACGAAATTAAAATTACCGAGATGGGAAGGCTATTAATCAGAAACATCGCTATGAAGTTCGATGGATTTATCGAAAGACAGCAGGATAAAATGAAATACTCGAGGACTATTTAA